In a genomic window of Nocardiopsis mwathae:
- the amiA gene encoding streptamidine family RiPP, with protein sequence MDQQIVAEIEESEQLAHLSASHSNALVENPFD encoded by the coding sequence ATGGACCAGCAGATCGTCGCCGAGATCGAGGAGTCCGAGCAGCTGGCGCATCTGTCGGCCTCGCACTCCAACGCCCTCGTCGAGAACCCCTTCGACTGA
- a CDS encoding nitroreductase family protein — translation MAVPGRERGLFHGLWTGEGFHRAADGTVTGIRKRPVPSAGGAYPVQTHLVVGAPGGTLEPGRYVYDHEQDTLLRRDGGAERAAGWNTDGARDRVTGTHVVLTVQPGRGFGRYRHRAWPLWVADTAYALAAVEFLIHADPARIRLGPSTPLRGLLGVPRAAEHDRWLGHGLAPEIPLAAIELPASWTPIPWRRAALAARRSPAIDEFAGAARHRPHAAGAEHVAAACGQAWVLGAHRLETWSVATDAPVAAVADILWRAHRAAAGLCYSGALSGRWRCRPVSGFRAVRGRWIVHALAMLPGDPNVAEETAP, via the coding sequence GTGGCCGTTCCCGGCCGTGAACGGGGCCTGTTCCACGGCCTGTGGACCGGTGAGGGGTTCCACCGCGCGGCCGACGGGACCGTGACCGGCATCCGCAAGCGCCCGGTTCCCTCGGCCGGCGGGGCCTACCCGGTGCAGACCCACCTGGTCGTCGGCGCCCCCGGCGGCACCCTGGAACCGGGTCGGTATGTCTACGATCACGAGCAGGACACGCTGCTGCGGCGTGACGGCGGTGCCGAGCGGGCGGCGGGTTGGAACACCGATGGCGCGCGCGATCGGGTGACGGGAACCCATGTGGTCCTCACCGTCCAGCCGGGCCGCGGCTTCGGCCGCTACCGCCACCGGGCCTGGCCGCTGTGGGTCGCGGACACCGCCTACGCGCTCGCCGCCGTGGAGTTCCTGATCCACGCGGATCCCGCCCGGATACGGCTCGGCCCGAGCACACCGTTGCGCGGGCTGCTCGGCGTGCCCCGCGCGGCCGAGCACGACCGGTGGCTCGGGCACGGGCTCGCCCCGGAGATCCCACTCGCGGCCATCGAGCTGCCGGCCTCATGGACGCCGATCCCCTGGCGCCGTGCTGCCCTGGCCGCCCGCCGATCGCCGGCGATCGACGAGTTCGCCGGTGCGGCGCGGCACCGGCCACACGCGGCCGGAGCCGAGCACGTCGCGGCGGCATGCGGGCAGGCGTGGGTCCTCGGCGCCCACCGCCTGGAGACATGGTCCGTCGCGACGGACGCCCCGGTCGCCGCCGTCGCCGACATTCTGTGGCGCGCCCACCGGGCCGCGGCCGGCCTGTGCTACTCGGGCGCTCTGTCAGGGCGATGGCGCTGTCGGCCGGTGTCCGGTTTCCGCGCGGTCCGCGGCCGCTGGATCGTGCATGCCCTGGCGATGCTGCCCGGTGACCCGAACGTGGCCGAGGAGACCGCACCATGA
- a CDS encoding CocE/NonD family hydrolase has translation MTADHGRDHHCRMPDGAVLRGRWWECARSEGIVLIRTPYDADRHASTARSWNERGYHCLVQDVRGRYRSEGHWSPYTREQDDGGEVLARLAADHPGLPVVLFGASYAAHTALEAARAAARTEAADDSTVPSAVAAIIALVPALGPAETAWGADGVPQIRHRIGWWHQHGRTRHPEPPLPPAELDRRVGHAREHGVIEAAEGWGWSPEARAGWQRLWTARRIDPRSRYGHITVPLLVISGDDDFFHHDALGLARDWNAASHVVSGPWGHRLIGGIRDETLRARITAAGGLAHIIDPWLSAQGLPGAAAAWTDVLVPTAASRTRSILDPASGTWRHERTSP, from the coding sequence ATGACGGCGGATCACGGACGCGACCACCACTGCCGGATGCCGGACGGCGCCGTCCTGCGCGGACGATGGTGGGAATGCGCGCGGTCGGAGGGCATCGTGCTGATCCGCACCCCCTATGACGCGGACCGGCACGCGTCGACCGCACGCTCGTGGAACGAGCGCGGATACCACTGCCTCGTGCAGGACGTGCGCGGACGGTACCGGTCGGAGGGACACTGGTCCCCCTACACCCGTGAGCAGGACGACGGCGGTGAGGTCCTGGCGCGGCTGGCCGCGGACCATCCGGGTCTCCCGGTGGTCCTCTTCGGAGCCTCGTACGCCGCTCACACCGCTCTGGAAGCCGCACGCGCCGCCGCGCGAACCGAAGCGGCCGACGACTCCACCGTTCCCAGCGCCGTGGCGGCGATCATCGCGCTCGTCCCCGCGCTGGGTCCGGCCGAGACCGCGTGGGGCGCCGACGGAGTCCCGCAGATCCGGCACCGGATCGGATGGTGGCACCAGCATGGACGGACACGGCACCCCGAACCTCCGCTGCCCCCCGCGGAGCTGGACCGGCGCGTCGGGCACGCGCGAGAGCACGGCGTGATCGAGGCCGCCGAAGGCTGGGGATGGTCACCGGAAGCACGCGCGGGCTGGCAGCGGCTGTGGACCGCCCGGCGGATCGACCCGCGGTCGCGCTACGGCCACATCACCGTGCCGCTGCTGGTGATCAGCGGCGACGACGACTTCTTCCACCATGACGCCTTGGGCCTCGCACGCGACTGGAACGCCGCGAGCCACGTCGTCAGCGGCCCGTGGGGGCACCGCCTCATCGGGGGGATCCGCGACGAGACCCTGCGGGCCCGCATCACCGCGGCCGGCGGACTGGCCCACATCATCGACCCCTGGCTGTCCGCCCAGGGGCTGCCCGGTGCCGCGGCGGCGTGGACCGACGTCCTCGTTCCCACAGCCGCGTCGCGCACGCGGTCGATCCTCGACCCCGCGTCAGGGACCTGGCGCCACGAAAGGACCTCCCCATGA
- a CDS encoding prolyl oligopeptidase family serine peptidase, giving the protein MTNTPAPTIVPSLDTALAKWEHHGRPGLPDRGFVLSRLPGRRRRGIYRVEDDSPVFEPDGHILRMAPSPDGRTVAVQLAGRADEDAALALVDTATGRVRVHPEVRCRYDPMLWSGDSSRVELVADGSRRFVGLDVATGRLRASAVPPDVRLRLFPGGVRGLLAESRTGAPTVLTDRATGTELGAFTAIVRVLAAGGDALVDDGRRLHVLDTRTGTERWSWEDPSLRITSIAARGDDVLVAGVRAGRSVLLRIAQGAVIVDRPVTYRGGPVVATDVSAGADRFHVLIEGPVLPPRVVTADELLADRPATTAPPALARTERYAFTADDGADVPVVVTSPVGATGPTPLILTCYGGFGVPSLATFEPTVPAWIEHGGRYAIAQIRGGGEHGTAWREAGRGADKARGIDDLAAVARGLVSAGLTRPDLLVLAGASHGGVIVTGCALGSPGLCAGVVSTAAPLDLLHLGAHPLGQHWIGEFGGPDDPERVERLRRISPLHRARRLPTGTDLPRFLGIVLDDDSRVTADDTQAVADTLRRAGGDATLWRAPRTGHGSNHLDSLHRLGATVLGFAAIATRSAHTTPSTAGKGF; this is encoded by the coding sequence ATGACGAACACTCCCGCCCCGACGATCGTCCCCTCCCTCGACACCGCACTGGCGAAATGGGAGCACCACGGGCGCCCCGGCCTTCCCGACCGCGGTTTCGTCCTCAGCCGGCTTCCGGGCCGCCGGCGACGGGGGATCTACCGGGTCGAAGACGACTCGCCGGTGTTCGAGCCCGACGGGCACATCCTGCGCATGGCCCCGTCACCGGACGGGCGCACCGTCGCCGTCCAGCTGGCCGGACGCGCGGACGAGGACGCCGCTCTGGCCCTCGTCGACACCGCCACGGGCCGGGTGCGGGTGCACCCGGAGGTTCGCTGCCGCTACGACCCCATGCTCTGGAGCGGCGACTCCTCCCGCGTCGAACTCGTCGCCGACGGGTCGCGCCGATTCGTCGGTCTCGACGTGGCCACCGGACGGTTGCGGGCCTCCGCTGTGCCGCCGGACGTGCGGCTCAGGTTGTTCCCCGGCGGGGTGCGGGGGCTGCTCGCCGAAAGCCGCACCGGCGCACCCACCGTCCTCACCGACCGCGCCACCGGCACCGAACTCGGTGCGTTCACCGCCATCGTCCGGGTGCTCGCCGCCGGAGGCGACGCCCTGGTGGACGACGGACGACGCCTCCACGTCCTCGACACGCGCACCGGAACCGAACGGTGGTCCTGGGAGGACCCGTCCCTGCGGATCACCTCGATCGCCGCCCGCGGTGACGACGTCCTCGTGGCCGGTGTGCGCGCGGGCCGCAGTGTTCTGCTGCGCATCGCCCAGGGGGCGGTCATCGTCGACCGGCCGGTGACCTACCGGGGCGGTCCGGTCGTCGCGACCGATGTGAGCGCCGGGGCCGACCGGTTCCACGTCCTCATCGAGGGCCCCGTCCTTCCCCCGCGCGTCGTCACGGCCGACGAACTCCTGGCCGACCGGCCCGCCACGACCGCGCCGCCCGCCCTCGCGCGGACCGAACGGTACGCGTTCACCGCCGACGACGGAGCCGACGTCCCCGTCGTGGTCACCTCGCCGGTGGGTGCGACCGGTCCCACTCCGCTGATCCTGACCTGCTACGGCGGCTTCGGTGTCCCGAGCCTGGCCACGTTCGAGCCGACGGTGCCGGCGTGGATCGAGCACGGCGGCCGGTACGCGATCGCGCAGATCCGGGGCGGCGGCGAGCACGGCACGGCGTGGCGCGAGGCCGGTCGGGGCGCCGACAAGGCACGCGGCATCGACGATCTGGCCGCTGTGGCACGCGGGCTCGTCAGCGCCGGACTCACCCGACCGGACCTGCTCGTCCTGGCCGGCGCTTCGCACGGCGGCGTGATCGTGACCGGCTGCGCACTGGGGTCCCCGGGCCTGTGCGCCGGGGTCGTCAGCACCGCCGCCCCACTCGACCTGCTCCATCTCGGCGCCCACCCGCTCGGGCAGCACTGGATCGGCGAGTTCGGCGGCCCGGACGACCCTGAGCGGGTCGAACGCCTCCGCCGGATCTCGCCCCTGCACCGCGCCCGGCGACTTCCTACCGGAACCGACCTCCCCCGGTTCCTCGGCATCGTCCTGGACGACGACTCCCGGGTGACCGCCGACGACACCCAGGCCGTCGCCGACACGCTGCGCCGGGCCGGCGGCGACGCGACCCTGTGGCGCGCGCCCCGAACCGGCCACGGCAGCAATCACCTCGACAGCCTCCACCGTTTAGGAGCCACCGTCCTCGGCTTCGCCGCGATCGCGACGCGATCGGCACACACCACCCCGTCAACGGCTGGAAAGGGCTTCTGA
- a CDS encoding ABC transporter substrate-binding protein, giving the protein MIRSASPTAAANRSRHRNRLTAFAAIATAPLVLSACGTGVTGDSDAADGPGETVTITNCGRELSFETAPDGIVGMMPSQTELLIRLGALDSLVGQAQTGVSPLPDDIADEAAGIPALSTDVPPAREDLLAAGPDLVVSPTEYEFTAEQGFASIEQLNRNGAQAYVATGGCLDRRSTAEVTDVLTDIDDLGAILRAPDVAEELSRDAEERLSAVETAIGDVSRLKVAQVFVDGNSLQAIGAGIEADIIATAGGENVFDPDAPEFADFFAAEITPEEIIGRDPDAIVFSVSGPESEQHTRDYLQRTFPDVAAVENDRLIAVPKSDLFPGTLGNIDAVELIAQELYPGAF; this is encoded by the coding sequence ATGATCCGCTCTGCCTCCCCCACCGCCGCGGCGAACCGTTCGCGCCACCGGAATCGCCTGACCGCGTTCGCCGCCATCGCGACCGCGCCGCTGGTGCTCTCCGCGTGTGGGACGGGGGTCACCGGCGACTCGGACGCGGCCGATGGCCCGGGCGAGACGGTGACGATCACGAACTGCGGACGCGAACTCTCCTTCGAGACGGCACCCGACGGCATCGTCGGCATGATGCCCTCGCAGACCGAGCTGCTCATCCGCCTCGGAGCCCTGGACTCCCTCGTCGGCCAGGCGCAGACGGGCGTCTCACCGCTGCCCGACGACATCGCCGACGAGGCAGCCGGCATCCCGGCGCTCAGCACCGACGTCCCACCGGCACGCGAAGACCTCCTCGCCGCAGGCCCCGATCTCGTCGTCTCCCCCACGGAGTACGAGTTCACCGCCGAGCAGGGCTTCGCCAGCATCGAGCAGCTGAACCGGAACGGCGCCCAGGCCTATGTCGCGACCGGCGGCTGCCTCGACCGCCGCAGCACCGCAGAGGTCACCGACGTGCTGACCGACATCGACGACCTCGGTGCGATCCTGCGCGCCCCCGATGTCGCCGAGGAGCTCTCCCGGGACGCCGAAGAGCGGCTGTCCGCTGTCGAGACCGCGATCGGCGACGTGTCCCGCCTCAAGGTCGCCCAGGTCTTCGTCGACGGGAACTCACTGCAGGCGATCGGCGCCGGAATCGAAGCCGACATCATCGCCACCGCCGGCGGGGAGAACGTCTTCGACCCCGACGCACCGGAGTTCGCCGACTTCTTCGCCGCCGAGATCACCCCCGAGGAGATCATCGGCCGCGACCCCGACGCCATCGTCTTCAGCGTGTCGGGCCCCGAGTCCGAGCAGCACACCCGGGACTACCTGCAGCGGACCTTCCCCGACGTGGCCGCCGTGGAGAACGACCGCCTCATCGCCGTTCCCAAGAGCGACCTGTTCCCCGGCACCCTCGGCAACATCGACGCCGTCGAACTCATCGCCCAAGAGCTCTACCCGGGCGCCTTCTGA
- a CDS encoding FecCD family ABC transporter permease codes for MPEATSGHPGSTAPNRSPVTTRAELDGSTDVPPAPAAAPRRRGDLAVRLLVPALTLALVAVVLLSTSIGTIGVSPADAFRIIVGHLVPGMPWMSDGSLTTLQDNAVWQFRLPRVLLAALTGAALALAGALIQAVVHNSLAEPYILGVSAGAGVGAVSFIVLGIGIGSLGIGASAFAGALVATGAVYFLARKNGRIAPQRLILAGVALGSLFSAVTSYLTISTDAQNVFSIMFFLLGSVSAATMGHLALPAAALLAVGVFTAFHARTLNALLVGDDAAASLGVNVNRLRTVVLVGAALLTGSVVAVSGGIGFVGLIIPHIARIAVGSDHRKMLPVAVLAGAVFLAGSDLLARTLAAPSEIPLGVLTALVGAPFFLWLLRRDRAESVGMGR; via the coding sequence ATGCCGGAAGCAACGAGCGGACACCCCGGGTCGACGGCTCCGAACCGCTCCCCCGTCACCACGCGTGCGGAGCTCGACGGCTCCACCGACGTCCCACCCGCTCCCGCCGCCGCACCCCGCCGCCGAGGTGATCTCGCGGTCCGCCTCCTCGTTCCGGCACTGACACTCGCGCTGGTGGCGGTGGTGCTGCTCTCGACGAGCATCGGCACCATCGGGGTATCGCCGGCGGACGCCTTCCGGATCATCGTCGGCCATCTCGTGCCCGGGATGCCGTGGATGTCGGACGGATCGCTGACCACGTTGCAGGACAACGCCGTCTGGCAGTTCCGGCTGCCCCGTGTCCTGCTGGCCGCCCTGACCGGTGCCGCACTCGCCCTGGCGGGAGCGTTGATCCAGGCGGTGGTCCACAATTCGCTCGCCGAGCCCTACATCCTCGGTGTCTCGGCCGGGGCGGGTGTCGGCGCGGTGTCGTTCATCGTCCTGGGGATCGGCATCGGTTCGCTCGGGATCGGTGCCTCCGCCTTCGCCGGCGCGCTCGTGGCGACCGGTGCGGTGTACTTCCTCGCCCGCAAGAACGGGCGTATCGCGCCGCAGCGGCTCATCCTGGCGGGCGTCGCGCTCGGGTCCCTGTTCAGCGCGGTGACCAGCTACCTCACCATCTCCACCGATGCGCAGAACGTGTTCAGCATCATGTTCTTCCTGCTCGGCTCGGTCTCCGCCGCCACCATGGGGCATCTCGCCCTCCCGGCCGCCGCGCTGCTCGCCGTCGGGGTGTTCACGGCCTTCCACGCACGCACCCTCAATGCCCTTCTCGTCGGCGACGACGCGGCGGCTTCCCTCGGCGTGAACGTGAACCGCCTCCGGACGGTGGTTCTCGTGGGCGCGGCGCTGCTGACCGGTTCGGTCGTCGCCGTCTCCGGCGGGATCGGGTTCGTGGGGCTGATCATCCCGCATATCGCACGGATCGCCGTCGGGTCCGACCACCGGAAGATGCTCCCGGTCGCCGTGCTCGCGGGGGCTGTGTTCCTCGCCGGTTCGGACCTCCTCGCACGGACGCTGGCGGCGCCGTCGGAGATTCCGCTCGGTGTGCTCACCGCCCTGGTCGGTGCGCCGTTCTTCTTGTGGCTGCTGCGGCGCGACCGCGCCGAGAGCGTGGGGATGGGCCGATGA
- a CDS encoding YcaO-like family protein, translating to MTPTGTADPSPRQVAEAARTPRADEHPLPVEALVDPECGIIRSVRAVPHPAGAPASYLAMTAAVSDARRLGEWPADRVSLGTSFDDAGQARIAAIAEGAERYCGNWLPADLPDDELRIASRAELTAAGADPIDPADLPVYAPWQYARGGFPYQRLTEETPTLWARCTGLDGARTWVPASLIYLNWRQSRFRHLPRTHHLNYAGIATGQGTDDARDRGVLEIIERDALELWWHLDGPAFGIDPASVPGLESDLRGGSLRVFLVAMPSEFAPAVAALVHDEERGLYAAGFSASCDPVRAARKAVLEAVHTWVYTQGCTTADGWVFRAVEHGLLARGLYLDFRADATYRDAAGEQCENIIDLGAHVQLWLDPRVHEEARRFTAPALGTRPITALEPVAMGEVYRRLARRGHRILTRDLTTTDIRRTPLRVVRTFITGLAPNAPAAFAYLGMPRFRDAAIERRWRTTWNEGPEDFTLVPPPHM from the coding sequence ATGACCCCGACCGGAACCGCCGACCCCTCGCCACGGCAGGTCGCCGAGGCCGCCCGCACGCCGCGCGCCGATGAACACCCGCTGCCCGTGGAAGCACTGGTCGATCCCGAATGCGGAATCATCCGGTCGGTTCGGGCGGTGCCGCACCCCGCCGGGGCACCGGCGTCCTACCTGGCGATGACCGCGGCCGTCTCCGACGCGCGCCGACTCGGAGAGTGGCCCGCCGACCGCGTCTCACTGGGCACCTCCTTCGACGACGCCGGCCAGGCGAGGATCGCCGCGATCGCCGAGGGGGCCGAACGCTACTGCGGGAACTGGCTCCCCGCCGATCTGCCCGACGACGAACTGCGCATCGCCTCCCGTGCCGAACTCACGGCCGCGGGTGCCGACCCGATCGACCCGGCGGACCTGCCGGTGTACGCCCCGTGGCAGTACGCCCGGGGCGGATTCCCCTACCAGCGGCTCACCGAGGAAACGCCGACCCTGTGGGCACGGTGCACCGGTCTCGACGGCGCCCGGACATGGGTACCCGCCTCGCTGATCTACCTGAACTGGCGGCAGTCGCGCTTCCGGCACCTTCCCCGCACCCACCACCTCAACTACGCCGGCATCGCCACCGGACAGGGAACCGATGACGCCCGGGACCGCGGGGTTCTGGAGATCATCGAACGGGACGCCCTCGAACTGTGGTGGCACCTCGACGGCCCCGCCTTCGGCATCGACCCAGCGAGCGTCCCGGGCCTCGAATCGGACCTCCGCGGCGGTTCCCTTCGCGTCTTCCTGGTGGCCATGCCGTCGGAGTTCGCCCCCGCCGTCGCGGCACTCGTGCACGACGAGGAGCGCGGCCTGTACGCGGCGGGCTTCTCCGCATCGTGCGACCCGGTCCGCGCCGCCCGAAAAGCGGTCCTCGAAGCGGTCCACACCTGGGTGTACACCCAAGGATGCACCACCGCCGACGGGTGGGTGTTCCGCGCCGTCGAGCACGGGCTGCTGGCCCGCGGCCTCTACCTGGACTTCCGCGCCGACGCCACCTACCGCGACGCCGCCGGCGAACAGTGCGAGAACATCATCGACCTGGGCGCCCACGTCCAGCTCTGGCTCGACCCGCGCGTCCACGAGGAAGCCCGACGCTTCACGGCACCGGCCCTCGGAACCCGACCGATCACCGCGCTGGAGCCGGTGGCGATGGGCGAGGTGTACCGGCGGCTGGCCCGTCGCGGCCACCGGATCCTCACCCGCGACCTGACCACGACCGACATCCGCCGGACGCCGCTGCGCGTGGTGCGGACCTTCATCACCGGACTCGCCCCCAACGCCCCCGCCGCCTTCGCCTACCTCGGCATGCCCCGCTTCAGGGACGCGGCCATCGAACGGCGATGGCGCACGACCTGGAACGAAGGCCCGGAGGACTTCACCCTCGTCCCGCCCCCGCACATGTAA
- a CDS encoding ABC transporter ATP-binding protein — protein MRVDIEHLDAHRGGRPVVADVSLSVPSGTVLGLLGPNGSGKSTLLRAVSGVAAPSSGRVRFDGTDVASLSRKEIALRVAVMAQEHSEEFEIPVLDMVLLGRIPHGHGFGRDSARDIAFAQDALARVGAAHLAHRSFSALSGGERQRVLFARALAQDTPVLVLDEPTNHLDIAHQLELLDLVRATDKTVVVALHDLNLAARSCDGIGVLVDGRLTAAGPPDEVLHTDLIRSAFDVASTAVAHPDSGRRHFIFDARSSARHHEGTPSEPSISAPEGVTLP, from the coding sequence ATGAGAGTGGACATCGAGCACCTCGACGCGCATCGGGGCGGTCGGCCGGTCGTGGCCGACGTGAGCCTCTCCGTCCCCTCGGGCACGGTTCTCGGGTTGTTGGGACCCAACGGCAGCGGCAAGTCCACCCTGCTTCGCGCCGTGTCGGGCGTCGCGGCCCCCTCGTCGGGGCGGGTGCGTTTCGACGGCACGGACGTCGCATCGCTGAGCCGGAAGGAGATCGCCCTGCGCGTGGCGGTCATGGCGCAGGAGCACAGCGAGGAATTCGAGATCCCCGTCCTCGACATGGTCCTGCTCGGACGCATCCCGCACGGGCACGGCTTCGGCCGCGACTCCGCCCGCGACATCGCCTTCGCGCAGGACGCCCTCGCCCGGGTCGGCGCCGCGCACCTGGCCCACCGCTCCTTCTCGGCGCTCTCGGGCGGCGAGCGGCAGCGGGTGCTCTTCGCCCGCGCGCTCGCCCAGGACACCCCCGTCCTCGTTCTCGACGAGCCCACCAACCATCTCGACATCGCCCATCAGCTTGAGCTCCTCGACCTGGTCCGGGCCACCGACAAGACCGTCGTCGTGGCTCTCCACGACCTGAACCTCGCCGCACGCTCGTGCGACGGCATCGGCGTCCTCGTCGACGGGCGGCTGACCGCGGCGGGGCCGCCTGACGAGGTCTTGCACACCGATCTGATCCGTTCGGCGTTCGATGTCGCCTCCACCGCGGTCGCCCACCCGGATTCGGGTCGGCGCCACTTCATCTTCGATGCGCGCAGCTCCGCGCGACATCACGAAGGCACGCCCTCAGAACCGTCCATCTCAGCCCCAGAAGGAGTCACCCTCCCATGA
- a CDS encoding ATP-binding cassette domain-containing protein: protein MMIVRELWREAARFPAALTWSTALLLLVFLTHLAQAVAIAWSMSAVLRGHPQDVVAALSLIVGIALARTGLSLVQTSAAARLGGDVRQALRRRAMRAALVPERLHDTATRDGAMRAGLGDGIDGTDAYVAKYIPAVAQVFLACPVVVAALLLLSPAAGLCVAAGIVLALVGPMAWKRMMARRGLDHWDSYEALSADMLESLRGMATLRTLGDVPGTRRRLNTRSEALRRATERVMRVSLAETAVIDFAVQGGIVAAATVALTHAATGQAPAIETYLILLLASEAFRPIRDLSRHWHAGFLGLTAIPGLARLGAFTPDRDMAQGDPTSAPGGAARREGTRGGRAEVLRVAGLSFRYPDAHDDVIRDLGLTARRGSLTAIVGESGAGKSTLFDLLLGFLSPGAGHITLDGRPVRSDDIAVVSQRPVLFAGTIRDNLTATGTPKESDIVAACRAAGILDEIQNLPRRFDTEVAEAGTNLSGGQRQRLALARALLAHRPVLLVDEPTSALDATRAAEVIETLHRVARDHIVIMISHRPETLADVPDVLRLDAGHLVRSAP, encoded by the coding sequence ATGATGATCGTCCGCGAGCTCTGGCGGGAGGCGGCCCGGTTCCCCGCAGCCCTGACGTGGAGTACCGCACTGCTGCTGCTCGTCTTCCTCACCCACCTCGCCCAAGCCGTGGCCATCGCCTGGTCGATGTCCGCGGTGCTGCGCGGACACCCGCAGGACGTGGTCGCCGCGCTCTCCCTGATCGTCGGCATCGCACTGGCGCGAACGGGACTCTCGCTCGTCCAGACCTCCGCCGCCGCCCGGCTGGGCGGCGATGTCCGACAGGCCCTGCGCCGCCGTGCGATGCGGGCCGCGCTGGTGCCCGAACGGCTGCACGACACCGCTACCCGGGACGGCGCGATGCGGGCCGGCCTGGGTGACGGAATCGACGGCACCGACGCCTACGTCGCGAAGTACATCCCCGCCGTCGCGCAGGTGTTCCTCGCCTGCCCCGTCGTCGTCGCCGCACTCCTTCTGCTCTCACCGGCGGCGGGGCTCTGCGTCGCGGCGGGGATCGTGCTGGCGCTCGTGGGGCCGATGGCGTGGAAACGGATGATGGCCCGGCGCGGACTCGACCACTGGGACAGCTACGAGGCACTCAGCGCCGACATGCTCGAATCCCTCCGTGGCATGGCGACCCTGCGCACACTCGGCGACGTGCCCGGCACCCGGCGGCGGCTGAACACACGCTCCGAGGCGCTGCGCCGCGCCACCGAACGCGTCATGCGGGTCTCCCTGGCCGAAACCGCCGTGATCGACTTCGCGGTTCAGGGCGGCATCGTCGCCGCGGCGACCGTCGCCCTCACCCACGCCGCCACCGGACAGGCCCCCGCGATCGAGACCTACCTGATCCTCCTGCTCGCCTCCGAAGCGTTCCGCCCGATCCGCGACCTCTCCCGGCACTGGCACGCCGGATTCCTCGGACTCACCGCCATCCCCGGCCTCGCCCGGCTCGGTGCCTTCACCCCTGACCGCGACATGGCACAGGGCGACCCGACGTCCGCCCCCGGAGGCGCCGCGCGGCGCGAGGGAACCAGGGGCGGCCGAGCGGAGGTGCTGCGTGTCGCGGGCTTGAGCTTCCGCTATCCCGATGCCCACGACGACGTCATCCGCGACCTCGGTCTGACCGCCCGGCGCGGATCGCTCACCGCGATCGTCGGGGAGTCCGGAGCGGGGAAATCCACCCTGTTCGACCTCCTTCTCGGCTTCCTCTCCCCGGGCGCCGGCCACATCACCCTCGACGGTCGGCCCGTGCGTTCCGATGACATCGCGGTGGTCTCCCAGCGTCCGGTGCTCTTCGCCGGAACCATCCGCGACAACCTCACCGCCACCGGCACCCCGAAGGAATCCGACATCGTCGCCGCCTGCCGAGCGGCCGGAATCCTCGACGAGATCCAGAACCTTCCGCGTCGGTTCGACACCGAGGTCGCCGAAGCGGGCACGAACCTGTCGGGCGGGCAACGTCAGCGCCTCGCTCTCGCCCGGGCCCTCCTCGCACACCGCCCCGTCCTCCTCGTCGACGAACCGACCAGCGCACTGGACGCCACCCGCGCCGCAGAGGTCATCGAGACACTCCACCGCGTCGCCCGCGACCACATCGTCATCATGATCAGCCACCGCCCCGAGACACTCGCCGACGTCCCCGACGTGCTGCGCCTGGACGCCGGCCACCTGGTCAGGAGCGCCCCGTGA